The following are encoded together in the Cytobacillus luteolus genome:
- a CDS encoding PH domain-containing protein, translated as MLSEPRRLHPVAGIVNFLKQLKEMLFPVVLFIIFGGRGEDPFWQLLYFVGTGLLIIGLLVIGILQWYRYTYRIESDELRIEYGIFIRKKRFIPLERVQSIDISAGIIQRMFGLVKLQVETAGGGNTAEAVLTAITVSEAEQLKNELSKKPKDAEVVDEGVRESIEITKGYQISTTELFIAAVTSGSIGVVLSAVGALAVQVDELIPYETIFRQFEDFVRIGVFFYVILIFSIVLLAWVIGTVITVLKYGNFSVAKQGEDLIITRGILEKRQLTIPLKRIQAIRIQESLIRQPLGYATVFVESAGGSVDKNEGHSTILFPLVKKDKINTLLSKLVHDYTLPTDFNKAPKRAVIRYLIRSTLPVLVIIVPAIIFLPVWSYLSLILLPLAILLGYWRYQDAGWKYDDYQLQLRFRLFSKTTVLLRRSRIQSVMKRQSLFQTRNKLGSYVTSVKSAMGGKDFKIVDFEESDCEDMLEWYTKRRSE; from the coding sequence ATGTTATCTGAACCCCGTCGTCTCCACCCAGTAGCAGGCATAGTTAACTTCTTAAAACAGTTAAAAGAGATGTTATTCCCGGTTGTCCTCTTTATCATTTTTGGAGGAAGAGGGGAAGATCCTTTTTGGCAATTACTTTATTTTGTTGGGACTGGTCTATTAATTATAGGCTTATTGGTCATTGGAATTTTGCAGTGGTACCGCTACACTTATCGAATTGAAAGTGACGAGTTAAGAATTGAGTACGGTATTTTCATTAGAAAGAAAAGATTTATTCCCCTTGAGCGGGTGCAAAGTATTGATATTTCTGCTGGTATTATTCAACGAATGTTTGGTCTTGTAAAACTTCAGGTTGAAACAGCAGGTGGCGGGAATACAGCGGAGGCAGTTTTAACGGCTATTACTGTTTCAGAGGCAGAGCAACTTAAGAATGAGCTCTCTAAAAAACCAAAGGATGCTGAAGTAGTAGACGAAGGTGTAAGAGAAAGTATTGAGATAACAAAAGGATATCAAATCTCTACAACAGAACTATTTATTGCGGCAGTTACCTCCGGAAGCATAGGAGTAGTTTTATCGGCAGTAGGAGCATTAGCAGTTCAGGTTGATGAATTAATTCCTTATGAAACCATCTTTCGTCAGTTTGAAGATTTTGTAAGAATAGGTGTCTTTTTTTACGTTATTCTCATTTTTAGTATAGTTTTACTAGCGTGGGTAATAGGAACGGTTATTACGGTCTTGAAATATGGTAATTTTTCAGTCGCTAAACAGGGGGAAGATCTAATTATTACTAGGGGAATCCTTGAAAAGAGACAATTAACAATTCCTCTCAAACGAATTCAAGCGATTCGAATACAAGAAAGTTTAATTCGTCAGCCACTAGGTTATGCAACGGTATTTGTAGAAAGCGCTGGGGGTTCAGTAGATAAGAATGAAGGACACTCAACGATACTATTTCCTTTAGTCAAAAAAGATAAAATTAATACACTGTTATCTAAACTAGTTCATGATTATACATTGCCAACAGATTTTAATAAGGCTCCGAAGAGGGCGGTCATTAGGTACCTTATTCGTTCAACATTGCCTGTACTAGTTATTATTGTACCAGCCATTATTTTCTTACCTGTATGGAGTTATCTGAGTCTTATACTGTTACCTTTAGCCATTTTGCTTGGTTATTGGCGTTATCAAGATGCTGGTTGGAAGTATGATGACTATCAACTTCAGCTTCGATTTAGATTGTTTAGTAAAACGACCGTTTTATTGAGGAGATCTAGGATTCAATCTGTTATGAAAAGACAATCATTGTTTCAAACTCGAAATAAATTAGGGTCCTATGTTACTTCCGTTAAATCAGCAATGGGCGGAAAGGATTTTAAAATTGTCGATTTTGAAGAAAGTGATTGTGAAGATATGTTGGAATGGTACACAAAAAGAAGGAGTGAGTAG